The following are from one region of the Aquirufa lenticrescens genome:
- a CDS encoding DEAD/DEAH box helicase, whose amino-acid sequence MGYKTATPVQSQVIQPILAGRDILASAQTGTGKTAAFLLPIIHKLITEPHPEDHINALIIVPTRELAIQIAGNMEGLGYFTNVSSIAIYGGGDGNSFTTEKTALTSGVDIVVCTPGRMIAHLNMGYVNLKHCSYLVLDEADRMLDMGFSDDLMKIISFLPEKRQNLLFSATFAPKMRTLAQKLLQNPVEINIAVSKPPEQIVQEAFVVYEKQKSPLVKHLLKLQDYTRVIVFCSKKQNVKSLTADLKRARFSVEEIHSDLEQDVREQVLQDFRNKKTKILVATDILSRGIDIDEIELVINYDVPNDGEDYIHRIGRTARAQTKGTAYTFITESEQRKFKTIEDLLEKEVTKAAVPEEFGETPEYNPAAQKSSFGGYKGGGKSGGKPGGGKSGGKFWKKK is encoded by the coding sequence ATGGGATATAAGACCGCGACGCCGGTACAATCCCAAGTTATCCAACCTATTTTAGCGGGCCGCGACATTTTAGCCTCAGCCCAAACCGGAACCGGCAAAACAGCTGCCTTCCTTTTGCCCATCATCCACAAATTAATTACTGAACCTCATCCCGAGGACCACATTAATGCGCTGATCATTGTTCCTACCCGTGAACTTGCTATTCAAATCGCCGGTAACATGGAAGGATTAGGCTATTTCACGAATGTGAGCTCGATAGCCATTTATGGTGGAGGGGATGGAAATTCCTTTACGACAGAGAAAACGGCTTTAACGAGTGGCGTTGATATCGTGGTTTGTACCCCAGGTCGCATGATTGCCCACTTGAATATGGGCTATGTGAACCTAAAACACTGCAGCTATTTAGTACTCGACGAAGCTGATCGCATGTTAGATATGGGATTTTCAGATGATTTGATGAAGATCATTTCGTTCTTGCCAGAAAAGCGCCAGAACCTCTTATTCTCCGCGACCTTTGCGCCTAAGATGCGGACCTTAGCCCAAAAGCTATTGCAAAATCCGGTCGAGATCAACATCGCCGTTTCGAAACCCCCAGAGCAAATCGTTCAGGAGGCTTTTGTGGTCTATGAGAAGCAAAAGAGTCCGCTGGTGAAGCATCTGCTGAAATTGCAGGACTATACTCGTGTGATTGTTTTTTGTTCCAAAAAGCAAAACGTCAAATCCCTCACAGCCGATTTAAAACGCGCACGATTCTCTGTGGAAGAGATTCACTCGGATTTAGAACAAGACGTTCGCGAGCAGGTATTGCAAGATTTTAGAAATAAGAAGACGAAGATTTTAGTGGCCACGGATATCTTAAGCCGCGGTATTGACATCGACGAAATCGAATTAGTGATTAATTACGACGTGCCCAATGACGGCGAGGATTATATCCACCGCATCGGTCGTACCGCGCGTGCACAGACGAAAGGAACGGCATATACGTTCATCACAGAATCTGAGCAACGTAAGTTTAAGACAATCGAAGATCTATTAGAGAAAGAAGTAACGAAAGCGGCGGTACCGGAGGAATTTGGGGAGACCCCTGAATACAATCCAGCTGCTCAAAAAAGCTCTTTCGGCGGCTATAAGGGCGGGGGCAAATCTGGCGGAAAACCGGGTGGCGGCAAGTCCGGTGGTAAATTCTGGAAAAAGAAGTAA
- the dtd gene encoding D-aminoacyl-tRNA deacylase yields MIAVIQRVSQATLHIEGALQASIQQGFVVLLGIHVDDTQEDVAYLASKIAGLRIFSDEEGKMNVDLQAVNGELLLVSQFTLYSATRKGNRPSFLESARPEQAIPLYELMIKTLTEKIGKQIQTGVFGADMQINLTNDGPVTIIIDSKNP; encoded by the coding sequence ATGATTGCCGTTATTCAACGCGTAAGTCAAGCAACTCTGCACATTGAGGGTGCACTGCAAGCCTCCATTCAACAGGGTTTTGTGGTTTTATTAGGCATTCACGTAGATGACACGCAGGAAGATGTGGCGTATTTAGCGAGCAAAATAGCTGGATTACGTATTTTCTCCGATGAGGAGGGAAAAATGAATGTAGATTTACAGGCCGTTAACGGTGAGCTCTTATTAGTAAGTCAGTTTACCCTGTATTCGGCGACTCGCAAGGGGAATCGCCCTAGCTTTTTGGAATCCGCACGGCCTGAACAAGCCATTCCGTTGTATGAGCTGATGATTAAAACTTTGACTGAAAAAATAGGTAAACAAATCCAAACCGGCGTCTTCGGAGCCGATATGCAAATCAACTTGACGAACGACGGACCGGTCACCATTATCATCGACTCTAAAAACCCTTAA
- the mgtE gene encoding magnesium transporter, giving the protein MEEVNPNHLPFELTKEFIEDVRHLIENQANEEILLKLDGLFPADITQILIELTTEEAKYIVLLIDTKIAAEIISTLDADDRKKFLKNFTSKEVAQYINVIDSDDAVDILNEQPVKVREEVIALLKDREQARFIIDLMHYDEDCAGGLMQKELIKINISQTVTECVEEIRKQAEDVEKVYSVYVIDDDGKLLGTVSLKKIILAKRGSKIADVYEDDEIVSVQTYASGEEVADLMQKYDLEAIPVVNIQGRLLGRITIDDVVDFITESAQEDIQVMAGISEDVEEDDSVWLLVRSRLPWLIGGMVGSFLAAKIIDRFDDTISLLPAISAFIPLIGSTGGNVGIQSSSLIVQSLADKSGLDTTLWKRLQKVLLVALINALIAAIFAFGCSLLVDSGQIMLSMTVSISLFAVVMLASLMGTITPLVLNQLKINPAVASGPFITTTNDILGYGVYFLIVYLLL; this is encoded by the coding sequence ATGGAAGAAGTTAACCCAAATCACCTTCCGTTTGAACTAACCAAAGAGTTCATAGAGGACGTTCGCCATTTAATCGAAAATCAGGCGAATGAGGAGATTTTATTGAAGCTAGACGGCTTATTCCCTGCGGATATCACGCAAATCTTAATCGAGTTAACAACGGAAGAAGCGAAATATATCGTGTTATTAATTGACACGAAAATCGCTGCTGAAATCATCTCAACCCTAGACGCAGATGACCGCAAGAAATTCTTAAAGAACTTTACTTCCAAGGAGGTAGCGCAATACATCAACGTAATTGACTCCGATGATGCGGTGGATATCCTGAACGAGCAACCTGTCAAGGTACGCGAGGAAGTGATCGCACTCTTGAAAGACCGCGAACAGGCCCGTTTCATTATCGATTTAATGCATTACGACGAAGACTGTGCCGGTGGTCTAATGCAAAAAGAGTTAATCAAGATTAATATTTCTCAAACTGTGACCGAATGTGTCGAGGAAATCCGCAAGCAGGCAGAGGATGTGGAGAAAGTGTATTCGGTGTATGTCATCGATGATGACGGGAAGTTATTGGGCACTGTTTCTTTAAAGAAAATCATTTTAGCGAAGCGTGGTTCTAAGATCGCAGACGTCTATGAAGATGATGAAATTGTTTCGGTTCAGACCTATGCCTCCGGCGAGGAAGTAGCCGATTTAATGCAGAAATACGATTTAGAGGCCATTCCGGTGGTTAATATTCAAGGACGTTTATTAGGCCGCATTACCATCGATGACGTGGTCGATTTCATCACAGAATCCGCACAAGAGGATATTCAGGTCATGGCCGGTATCTCAGAGGATGTGGAGGAAGATGACTCCGTGTGGTTATTAGTTCGTTCTCGTTTGCCTTGGTTGATTGGTGGTATGGTGGGTAGTTTTTTAGCTGCCAAAATCATTGATCGTTTCGACGACACCATCTCCCTTTTACCAGCCATTTCTGCCTTTATTCCTTTGATTGGTTCGACCGGTGGCAATGTAGGAATTCAATCCTCCTCTTTGATTGTACAGTCTTTAGCAGACAAAAGTGGTTTAGATACTACGTTGTGGAAACGTCTTCAGAAAGTACTCTTAGTTGCTTTAATCAACGCATTAATCGCAGCGATATTCGCTTTTGGATGTTCATTATTAGTGGATTCAGGCCAAATCATGTTATCCATGACCGTTTCCATCTCTCTTTTCGCGGTGGTAATGCTGGCTAGTCTAATGGGTACCATTACCCCCTTGGTATTGAATCAATTAAAGATAAATCCAGCGGTGGCGAGTGGCCCGTTTATCACAACGACAAACGACATCCTAGGTTACGGGGTCTATTTCTTGATCGTTTACCTACTCTTGTAA
- a CDS encoding PAS domain S-box protein produces MEDKQALIKTLDSLKLFGIVMALDGTITHANAYTHQLLGYKPGDLNGQDFFSTLVPDGESEIRRTAFDKAIQTGGLFEERERNYKTKSGAIKWVEVASTVVSDNFLSIIGEDVSEKKKVSEALSRSNAQLQDLINNTTDLIQITGVTGRFLFVNRAWLETMGYTEEEAKDLKIQDVLHPEFAHQTQAQFDMLAKGEDIPEFTAVFKRKDGRRLYVSGSATCRFERGVPTAYRCILHNSTAKVRAERANKLFSSISQVAINSSNLDDLFVNIHKQLGEVIDVKNFFIAQYDPGKSYIYFPYYIDEYFNSRVHFTKRRLGNGLTEYALMANKPLILHDDDIHQLAAEKKIYLYGVVPKVMLCVPLRIGDRVTGIIGVKSYERANKYENRDLELLDFISGQVAIAISRKQAEEALARETARLNSIFESSSHLMWSVNKRLLLMSFNHDYADLLQQEIGITPQLNFSSETMGFKMMAPAERKVMEEHYKQAFRGTKQHFELCLKKKDGTDRWLEIYLNPILDQGIISEVSGIARDITDIKKYQTELVEAREQAEHSLKVKEQFLANMSHEIRTPMNGVIGMVDLLCDTPLEEEQRDYLQTIRKSSETLLHILNDILDLAKIEAGKMVLHPTDILLEDVFDRLMALFTPLAHQKGNKVSYKLDDKVPAYVKADETRLLQILSNLTSNALKFTENGSVKISVKPISVSSDATELEVRVTDTGIGISPMNLEKLFNAFQQVDNSTSKNYGGTGLGLAISREFCKMMDGEIGVESEEGKGSTFWFTIKLAIGDSSLAAKTKKDENLSISGTLHSVHARVLLVDDNATNRKVASQILMKAGCEVLMASSGQEAISVLQKDAHFDLVLMDIQMPEMDGMETTRRLKALNLASLPPIVAMTAYAMKEDRERFLAAGMDDYLAKPIRAQQIIAMVSRWVSEGHGSVEEALVNTDFVVDEEVLASLSDAVGGDPAFVQSMLEEFIAEAKEQIAAAISVHSAGSCKGVQSELHTLKGNSGTLGAAQVHSICEKIELKAKVCDFSQFATEIVDLQIALKNFEDAIKAKFV; encoded by the coding sequence ATGGAGGACAAGCAGGCCCTGATTAAAACATTGGATTCCCTGAAGCTTTTTGGCATCGTTATGGCGCTCGATGGCACCATTACGCATGCGAATGCCTACACGCACCAATTGCTAGGCTATAAGCCGGGAGATTTAAATGGTCAGGATTTCTTTAGTACGCTTGTGCCGGACGGAGAGAGCGAAATCCGCCGCACTGCTTTTGACAAAGCCATCCAGACTGGAGGCCTTTTCGAAGAACGCGAACGGAATTACAAAACGAAATCAGGGGCCATCAAGTGGGTAGAAGTCGCTTCTACCGTGGTCAGCGATAATTTCCTGAGTATCATAGGGGAGGACGTCAGCGAGAAGAAGAAAGTATCGGAAGCCCTTTCGCGTTCCAATGCCCAATTACAAGACTTAATTAATAATACGACCGACCTCATCCAAATCACCGGGGTGACCGGTCGTTTCCTTTTCGTAAACCGTGCCTGGTTAGAAACTATGGGATATACGGAGGAGGAAGCCAAAGATTTAAAAATACAGGATGTGCTCCATCCCGAGTTTGCTCATCAGACGCAAGCTCAATTTGATATGTTAGCGAAAGGGGAGGATATTCCAGAATTTACCGCCGTATTTAAACGCAAAGATGGTCGTAGGCTCTATGTTTCAGGATCTGCTACTTGTCGTTTCGAACGCGGGGTACCTACGGCATACCGTTGTATTCTACATAACTCTACGGCGAAAGTCCGTGCGGAGCGAGCGAATAAATTATTCTCTTCTATCTCTCAGGTAGCGATCAATTCCTCAAATCTGGATGATTTGTTTGTGAACATTCACAAGCAATTAGGCGAGGTGATAGACGTGAAGAACTTCTTCATCGCGCAATACGATCCAGGGAAGAGTTATATCTATTTTCCTTACTACATCGATGAGTACTTTAATTCCCGGGTGCACTTTACGAAGCGCCGATTAGGGAATGGCTTGACTGAATATGCGTTGATGGCGAATAAGCCACTCATTTTACACGATGACGATATCCATCAATTAGCCGCGGAAAAGAAGATTTACTTGTACGGGGTGGTTCCTAAAGTCATGCTCTGTGTTCCCCTCCGCATCGGAGATCGGGTGACGGGGATCATTGGGGTGAAGTCCTATGAGCGCGCGAATAAATACGAGAACCGAGATCTAGAGTTATTGGACTTTATTTCGGGTCAGGTGGCGATTGCGATATCGAGGAAGCAGGCGGAAGAGGCTTTAGCGAGAGAAACGGCTCGATTAAATTCCATCTTCGAAAGTTCGTCTCACCTCATGTGGTCCGTGAACAAGCGATTGTTGCTCATGAGCTTTAACCACGACTATGCGGACTTATTGCAGCAAGAGATTGGGATAACGCCACAATTGAATTTCAGCTCGGAGACGATGGGCTTCAAGATGATGGCGCCGGCGGAACGCAAGGTGATGGAAGAGCATTATAAACAAGCGTTTAGAGGCACGAAACAGCACTTTGAGCTTTGTTTGAAGAAGAAAGACGGGACGGATCGCTGGTTAGAGATTTATTTGAATCCGATTTTAGACCAGGGTATTATCTCAGAAGTTTCTGGTATCGCTCGGGATATTACGGATATTAAGAAGTACCAAACGGAACTGGTGGAAGCTCGCGAACAGGCGGAGCACTCCTTGAAGGTGAAGGAGCAGTTTTTGGCGAATATGTCGCACGAAATTCGGACACCTATGAACGGGGTGATTGGGATGGTGGACTTGCTTTGCGATACCCCGCTAGAGGAAGAACAACGGGATTATTTACAAACGATACGGAAGTCGTCGGAGACGCTACTACATATTTTAAATGATATTTTGGATTTGGCCAAAATCGAAGCAGGCAAAATGGTCTTACATCCTACGGATATTCTCTTAGAGGATGTATTCGATCGATTAATGGCTTTATTTACGCCATTAGCGCATCAGAAAGGGAATAAAGTATCCTACAAATTAGATGATAAAGTGCCCGCTTATGTGAAGGCTGATGAGACGCGTTTACTTCAGATTCTATCGAATCTTACATCGAATGCACTGAAGTTTACAGAAAATGGTTCCGTTAAGATCTCGGTGAAACCCATTTCAGTTTCTTCCGATGCGACGGAATTAGAAGTACGGGTGACGGATACGGGGATTGGTATCAGTCCGATGAATTTAGAAAAGCTATTCAACGCCTTCCAACAAGTCGATAATTCTACTTCCAAGAACTATGGCGGAACGGGATTAGGTTTAGCGATTTCGCGCGAATTCTGTAAGATGATGGACGGCGAGATTGGGGTGGAGTCTGAGGAAGGAAAGGGAAGTACGTTCTGGTTTACGATTAAACTCGCGATAGGGGACTCTTCTCTAGCGGCCAAAACGAAGAAAGACGAGAATCTTTCCATTTCAGGGACTTTACATTCCGTACACGCTAGAGTCTTATTAGTGGACGATAATGCCACAAACCGCAAGGTAGCAAGTCAGATTTTGATGAAGGCGGGTTGTGAGGTTTTAATGGCCTCCAGCGGCCAGGAAGCTATTAGTGTATTACAAAAAGACGCTCATTTCGATTTAGTGCTGATGGATATTCAAATGCCAGAAATGGATGGGATGGAGACTACACGTCGCCTGAAAGCATTGAATCTAGCCTCATTGCCACCTATCGTAGCGATGACGGCTTATGCCATGAAGGAGGATCGCGAACGATTCCTAGCGGCCGGAATGGACGATTATTTGGCCAAACCGATACGGGCGCAGCAAATTATTGCGATGGTGTCTCGCTGGGTATCCGAGGGACATGGCTCGGTGGAGGAGGCTTTAGTGAACACTGATTTTGTGGTTGATGAAGAAGTATTAGCCTCGCTTTCGGATGCGGTAGGCGGAGATCCGGCTTTCGTGCAAAGCATGTTAGAAGAATTTATTGCGGAGGCCAAAGAACAGATTGCGGCTGCTATCTCAGTTCATTCAGCTGGTAGTTGCAAAGGAGTTCAATCTGAACTGCATACGTTGAAGGGAAATTCTGGAACCTTGGGTGCGGCGCAGGTACATTCGATTTGTGAAAAGATCGAATTGAAGGCCAAAGTTTGCGATTTCTCCCAATTTGCCACCGAGATTGTTGATCTACAAATTGCTTTAAAGAATTTTGAAGACGCGATTAAAGCCAAATTCGTCTAA
- a CDS encoding outer membrane beta-barrel protein, producing the protein MLRKSSILLILLLAFSSTTQAQFWKIGKKGGTGFKRTTFNPHTSIGFGAGSSHYYSLTDELGMFNRLVNDQSRFNVGGHLTRHVSKNFSIKGNLNYIRLAGNDYTFDNSALLPKTPDLRFRFRNDIVEFGLSGLLELNGNQQNYMKRNRFSPYLSAGIALVSTNPELYQLDSLGGAGIPGASWRNYADVIASDYPTNMIRNYNETIPSIGFSIPVGVGFRYRLNDFMDFGFEASLRTQLGNLFSAPKNQPAQTEFTTKLLIPSEYATNLVDHYFVTQFQLIFHLDRSIDCPPIRR; encoded by the coding sequence ATGCTACGAAAAAGTTCTATCCTCCTTATCCTCTTGTTGGCTTTCAGTTCAACAACCCAAGCGCAATTTTGGAAAATTGGTAAAAAAGGAGGAACCGGTTTCAAAAGAACGACATTTAATCCACATACTTCGATTGGTTTTGGGGCAGGTAGCTCGCATTATTACAGCTTGACGGACGAATTAGGTATGTTTAATCGCCTAGTAAATGACCAAAGTCGTTTCAATGTAGGAGGCCATTTAACCCGCCACGTCAGCAAAAATTTCAGCATCAAGGGTAATTTGAATTACATCCGCTTAGCCGGAAATGATTATACATTTGACAATTCAGCGCTGCTTCCTAAGACACCCGATTTGCGTTTCCGCTTTAGAAATGACATCGTGGAGTTTGGCCTTTCTGGGCTTTTGGAATTAAATGGGAATCAACAGAATTATATGAAGCGTAATCGGTTCTCGCCTTATTTATCCGCCGGAATTGCCTTGGTTTCTACGAATCCAGAGCTTTATCAGTTAGATTCTTTAGGTGGTGCTGGTATACCTGGCGCCTCTTGGAGAAATTATGCGGATGTGATCGCTAGCGATTATCCTACAAATATGATTCGTAATTATAATGAGACTATTCCATCGATTGGATTTTCTATTCCAGTAGGAGTAGGTTTCCGGTATCGGTTGAATGACTTTATGGATTTTGGCTTTGAGGCTAGCTTACGTACGCAACTAGGTAATCTTTTTTCAGCGCCTAAAAACCAACCAGCACAAACGGAATTTACCACTAAACTCTTAATTCCATCCGAATACGCGACGAACTTAGTCGATCACTATTTTGTTACCCAATTTCAGTTAATCTTCCATTTAGATCGAAGCATTGATTGTCCACCTATCAGAAGGTAA
- a CDS encoding alkaline phosphatase family protein — protein sequence MRILALLLFFSLSGWAQDTTQHIIAGRSNAKIQQEKPYVILISADGFRSDFSHKYEAKLLQSKETSGVKASYMQPSYPSLTFPNHYSIATGLYPAHHGLVDNTYLDVNSGQEYRMSNKKMVGEGKWYGGTPLWVLAEKQQMMAASFYWVASDANIQDTYPSYYYVYNEVIDIKTRIAQVKNWLSLPADKRPHLITFYFPEVDHDAHEFGPEDPRVKKSVQFVDQAIADLEAALAPLGLPINFVFVSDHGMKEVDNVNTISKPAPLNTPAFQVPWGDALLHVYAKEPSKIDSTYQELKKDTRFTTFQLDETPAHWHYRKSDDRFNRLGDLLLVPKLPQVFNLSTRKTSKGKHGFDTALPEMRASFQAWGPAIKSGLQLEGFENVNVYPFVAKILGLSYDPKAIDGNLKVLQKALK from the coding sequence ATGAGAATACTCGCTTTATTATTGTTTTTTAGCCTTTCAGGCTGGGCACAAGATACTACCCAACACATCATTGCGGGTAGATCTAACGCTAAGATCCAACAAGAAAAGCCTTATGTTATTCTGATTTCTGCGGATGGATTTCGATCCGATTTTTCGCATAAATACGAAGCAAAATTACTGCAATCGAAAGAAACCTCCGGCGTAAAGGCAAGCTATATGCAACCCTCTTACCCGTCGTTAACATTCCCAAATCACTATAGCATTGCTACCGGTTTATACCCAGCGCATCACGGCTTAGTGGACAATACTTATCTAGATGTAAACTCTGGCCAAGAGTACCGGATGTCCAACAAGAAAATGGTGGGCGAAGGAAAATGGTACGGGGGAACACCGCTTTGGGTACTAGCTGAAAAACAGCAAATGATGGCCGCAAGTTTTTACTGGGTGGCGTCAGATGCGAATATTCAAGACACCTACCCCTCCTATTATTACGTATACAACGAGGTCATCGACATCAAAACACGTATCGCACAGGTCAAAAATTGGCTTTCCTTACCCGCTGATAAGCGTCCGCATTTAATCACGTTCTATTTTCCGGAGGTCGATCACGACGCACACGAATTTGGCCCAGAAGACCCGCGTGTTAAGAAATCTGTGCAATTTGTCGACCAAGCTATCGCTGATTTAGAGGCTGCGCTTGCTCCCTTAGGACTGCCCATTAACTTCGTTTTTGTCTCCGATCACGGGATGAAAGAAGTGGACAATGTGAATACGATAAGCAAACCGGCTCCATTAAATACCCCTGCATTTCAAGTACCTTGGGGCGATGCCTTGTTGCATGTGTATGCCAAAGAGCCATCGAAAATTGATTCTACCTACCAGGAATTGAAAAAGGATACGCGTTTTACGACTTTTCAGCTTGATGAGACACCTGCGCATTGGCATTACCGCAAATCAGATGATCGCTTTAACCGTTTAGGCGATCTATTATTAGTACCCAAACTCCCACAAGTATTCAACCTCTCTACCCGCAAAACCTCGAAAGGTAAACACGGTTTTGACACCGCCCTACCCGAAATGCGCGCTAGTTTCCAAGCTTGGGGACCTGCCATCAAATCTGGACTTCAACTCGAAGGTTTCGAGAATGTGAACGTCTACCCTTTTGTGGCCAAAATCCTCGGATTAAGTTATGATCCTAAGGCAATAGATGGGAACTTAAAGGTTTTACAGAAGGCACTGAAATAG
- a CDS encoding nucleotide pyrophosphohydrolase: MTISNAQQQVDEWIKTVGVRYFSELTNMAMLTEEVGEVARIIARRYGEQSEKESDKNKDLGDEMADVLFVLICLANQTGINLEEALKQNLLKKTERDADRHKNNPKLT; the protein is encoded by the coding sequence ATGACAATTTCAAACGCGCAGCAACAAGTAGACGAGTGGATTAAGACCGTAGGGGTTCGCTATTTCAGCGAGTTAACAAATATGGCGATGCTGACCGAAGAAGTGGGGGAAGTCGCGCGTATTATTGCGCGTCGTTATGGGGAACAATCCGAGAAAGAATCCGATAAGAACAAGGACTTAGGCGATGAGATGGCTGATGTGTTATTCGTGTTGATTTGTTTGGCAAACCAAACCGGAATTAACCTAGAAGAGGCTCTGAAACAGAACCTCTTAAAGAAGACGGAACGCGATGCGGACCGCCACAAAAATAACCCTAAATTAACCTAG
- the rsmA gene encoding 16S rRNA (adenine(1518)-N(6)/adenine(1519)-N(6))-dimethyltransferase RsmA, translating to MQVRAKKSLGQHFLNDLDAAKRIVDGLQPAGAYTKVLEIGPGMGVLTQFLVKKTEYETSLIEIDKESVDYLRKNYLEFTGPRLIDGDFLRYPLENIFGEEKFAIVGNFPYFISTQIFFRILEYKDQCIEVVGMLQKEVAVRLAAKPGNKDYGILSVLLQAFYDIEYLFSLGPEVFTPPPKVNSGVIRLVRNWDKKLECDPAKFKSLVKMAFNQRRKTLRNALRALQLPEHPLLSKRAEQLGVAEFTELTILWKDNGYLGA from the coding sequence GTGCAAGTAAGAGCAAAAAAGAGTTTAGGACAACATTTTTTAAATGATTTAGACGCGGCAAAGCGCATCGTTGATGGATTGCAGCCCGCTGGAGCCTATACGAAAGTATTGGAGATTGGGCCGGGGATGGGTGTGTTGACACAGTTTTTGGTCAAAAAAACGGAATACGAAACCTCCCTCATCGAAATCGATAAAGAGTCTGTGGACTACTTACGTAAGAACTATTTAGAATTTACGGGGCCGCGCTTAATTGATGGCGATTTCTTGCGCTACCCGTTGGAGAATATTTTTGGCGAAGAGAAATTCGCCATTGTGGGCAACTTCCCTTATTTCATTTCGACGCAGATCTTCTTCCGCATTTTGGAATACAAAGACCAATGCATCGAGGTGGTAGGCATGCTCCAAAAAGAAGTAGCGGTGCGCCTCGCGGCAAAGCCGGGCAATAAGGATTACGGTATTTTAAGCGTGCTACTTCAGGCCTTTTACGATATCGAGTACTTATTCAGCTTAGGACCGGAGGTATTTACCCCTCCTCCCAAAGTCAACTCCGGCGTCATTCGCCTGGTTCGAAATTGGGACAAAAAACTAGAATGCGATCCAGCGAAATTCAAGTCTTTAGTGAAGATGGCCTTTAACCAACGTCGCAAGACTTTGCGTAATGCCCTCAGAGCCTTGCAATTACCTGAACATCCCTTACTGAGTAAACGTGCCGAACAACTAGGCGTAGCCGAGTTCACCGAGTTAACGATTTTATGGAAAGATAATGGCTACCTAGGCGCTTAA
- a CDS encoding PQQ-dependent sugar dehydrogenase yields MKKILTLCLLAPSLIFAQEIKVPAGFHVSEIGKNLGSTRHIAVSKQGNVYAKLSKLKEGNGIVLLKDKDKDGVFEEQTLFGNYTGTGIAIHDDYLYASSNKGVFRYRLNEKGEVADWNKFETIVDGLPDHGRDNAKSFTFDQDRKNIYVTIGSWNDPCREPGTGKGMNPCAVLDSAGGVWRFEAAKLNQGFADGTRFATGLKNAVGITWNNTTKSLFAMAHGRGQFHDFYSQYYTPKQSQELPSEAMYEFKKAGDDAGWPYIYYDHFQKKKIVAPEYGGDGKKTGGEKALDPVVAFPAHMGPNDILFYTGTSFPARYKNGAFIAFHGQSAELKKGYFVAFVPFKNRKPSGPWEIFADNFSGQDLAKPTGPIEHRPCGLAQGPDGSLFVSDDLNGSIWRISYKK; encoded by the coding sequence ATGAAGAAAATTCTTACCCTGTGCTTGCTAGCACCCTCCCTTATTTTTGCGCAAGAAATTAAAGTGCCTGCCGGCTTTCACGTGAGTGAAATAGGAAAAAACTTGGGCTCTACGCGTCATATAGCCGTTTCGAAGCAGGGCAATGTCTATGCTAAATTATCTAAATTAAAAGAAGGAAATGGTATCGTTTTGTTGAAAGACAAGGACAAAGATGGGGTGTTTGAGGAACAGACGTTGTTTGGGAATTATACGGGCACCGGCATCGCGATTCATGATGATTATTTATATGCTTCGTCGAATAAGGGCGTATTTCGCTATCGATTAAATGAAAAGGGTGAGGTAGCTGATTGGAATAAATTCGAGACGATTGTGGATGGCTTACCCGATCATGGTCGCGATAACGCGAAGTCGTTTACCTTTGATCAGGATCGCAAAAATATCTATGTGACCATTGGATCTTGGAATGACCCCTGCAGAGAGCCGGGGACTGGGAAAGGGATGAATCCTTGTGCGGTGTTGGATTCGGCGGGGGGAGTTTGGCGTTTTGAGGCGGCTAAACTGAATCAAGGTTTCGCTGATGGAACGCGTTTTGCGACCGGTCTGAAGAATGCGGTAGGAATTACCTGGAATAATACGACGAAGTCTTTGTTTGCAATGGCGCATGGTCGCGGTCAATTCCACGATTTTTATTCTCAATATTATACGCCAAAACAAAGCCAGGAACTTCCTTCAGAAGCAATGTATGAATTCAAAAAGGCGGGCGATGATGCGGGTTGGCCATATATTTACTACGATCATTTCCAAAAGAAGAAGATCGTTGCTCCAGAATATGGTGGGGATGGAAAGAAAACGGGAGGAGAAAAGGCATTAGATCCTGTAGTGGCTTTTCCGGCACACATGGGTCCTAACGATATCCTATTTTATACAGGAACAAGCTTCCCTGCTCGCTACAAAAACGGCGCCTTTATTGCGTTTCACGGTCAATCAGCAGAATTAAAGAAAGGTTATTTCGTTGCTTTTGTGCCGTTCAAAAATCGGAAACCGTCTGGCCCTTGGGAAATATTTGCGGATAATTTTTCTGGACAAGATTTGGCGAAACCCACAGGTCCCATCGAACACAGACCTTGCGGCTTAGCTCAAGGACCGGATGGTTCCTTGTTTGTGAGTGATGATTTGAATGGAAGTATTTGGCGAATTAGCTATAAGAAATAA